The proteins below are encoded in one region of Sphingomonas sp.:
- a CDS encoding NAD(P)H-dependent oxidoreductase, with translation MQTESKAPLIVGLGGTVAVASSSERITRKILEACEERGARTRLFAGPELDFPTYGTSDERCDNARELVAALREAGGVVIVSPGYHGTISGMLKNALDYVQDMAKDERPYFDGRAVGLAAVAAGWQATGSTLATLRAIAHALRGWPTPLGVTINSLKPVFDMEGHFADAAVRGQVAAMADQLMEFANMRALAREHAGK, from the coding sequence ATGCAGACCGAAAGCAAGGCCCCCCTTATCGTTGGGCTGGGCGGCACCGTCGCCGTCGCCAGCTCGTCCGAGCGGATCACCCGCAAGATCCTCGAGGCGTGCGAGGAGCGCGGCGCGCGCACCCGGCTGTTCGCGGGACCCGAGCTCGATTTCCCGACCTATGGCACCAGCGACGAGCGCTGCGACAATGCCCGTGAACTCGTCGCGGCGCTGCGCGAGGCGGGCGGGGTGGTGATCGTCTCGCCGGGCTATCACGGCACGATCTCGGGGATGCTCAAGAACGCGCTCGATTATGTGCAGGACATGGCCAAGGACGAACGGCCCTATTTCGACGGCCGCGCGGTGGGCCTGGCGGCGGTGGCGGCCGGCTGGCAGGCGACGGGCAGCACGCTGGCGACGCTCAGGGCCATCGCCCATGCCCTGCGCGGCTGGCCGACGCCGCTGGGCGTGACCATCAATTCGCTCAAGCCGGTCTTTGATATGGAGGGTCATTTCGCCGATGCGGCGGTTCGCGGACAGGTTGCGGCGATGGCGGACCAGCTGATGGAGTTCGCCAATATGCGCGCGCTGGCGCGGGAGCATGCCGGCAAATGA
- the hisS gene encoding histidine--tRNA ligase, translated as MARIETPKRIRGTQDIFGEEQRRFAAVLDAFDRVRRLYCFQRVEIPVFEATGVFARSMGETSDVVSKEMYTFEDKGGDLITLRPEFTAGICRAFITEGWQQHAPMKLVTSGPVFRYERPQKGRFRQFHQLDAEIIGAAEPAADVELLVLADQLLRELGIADGVTLQLNTLGDAETRDAWRAALVAHFEQHRGELSEDSVTRLDKNPLRILDSKDPRDRPIADSAPGIDKFLTEEAAAFFKAVTDGLDAAGVKWTRNDRLVRGLDYYRHTAFEFVTDRLGAQGTVLAGGRYDGLIGNLGGPETAGVGWAAGVERLAMLIAEPSVEAMQVAVVVEAVGHENAATALLADIRRAGVRAELFAAGSPKKRYERALKAGPAMTVSFQEQTVSPRVLRANEVDAELVTGLIK; from the coding sequence ATGGCACGTATCGAAACGCCCAAGCGGATCCGGGGTACCCAGGACATATTCGGCGAGGAGCAGCGGCGGTTCGCCGCGGTCCTCGACGCATTCGATCGCGTGCGCCGTCTGTACTGTTTCCAGCGCGTCGAAATCCCGGTGTTCGAGGCGACCGGCGTGTTCGCGCGCTCGATGGGCGAGACCAGCGATGTCGTCTCGAAGGAGATGTACACCTTCGAGGACAAGGGCGGCGACCTGATCACGCTCAGGCCCGAATTCACCGCCGGCATCTGCCGCGCGTTCATCACCGAGGGCTGGCAGCAGCACGCGCCGATGAAGCTGGTCACTTCGGGGCCGGTGTTCCGCTACGAGCGGCCGCAAAAGGGGCGTTTCCGCCAGTTCCACCAATTGGACGCCGAGATCATCGGCGCGGCCGAGCCGGCGGCGGACGTCGAATTGCTGGTGCTGGCCGATCAACTGCTGCGCGAGCTGGGGATTGCGGACGGGGTGACGCTGCAGCTCAACACGCTCGGCGATGCCGAGACGCGCGATGCGTGGCGGGCGGCGCTGGTGGCGCATTTCGAGCAGCATCGCGGCGAACTGTCCGAGGACAGCGTGACGCGGCTCGACAAGAACCCGCTGCGGATCCTCGATTCGAAGGATCCGCGCGACCGCCCGATCGCCGACAGCGCGCCGGGGATCGACAAGTTTTTGACCGAAGAGGCGGCGGCCTTCTTCAAGGCGGTGACTGACGGGCTCGACGCGGCGGGGGTCAAGTGGACGCGAAACGACCGGCTGGTGCGCGGACTCGATTACTACCGCCACACCGCGTTCGAGTTTGTCACCGACCGGCTCGGCGCGCAGGGAACGGTGCTCGCCGGCGGGCGCTATGACGGGCTGATCGGCAATCTGGGCGGGCCGGAGACGGCTGGCGTGGGTTGGGCGGCTGGGGTTGAGCGGCTGGCGATGTTGATTGCGGAGCCTTCTGTCGAGGCAATGCAGGTCGCCGTGGTCGTGGAGGCGGTTGGTCACGAGAATGCGGCAACGGCGCTGCTCGCCGATATTCGCCGCGCCGGGGTGCGTGCCGAATTGTTCGCCGCGGGCAGCCCCAAGAAGCGATACGAGCGCGCGTTGAAGGCGGGCCCGGCGATGACGGTGTCGTTCCAGGAGCAAACCGTCAGCCCGCGCGTGCTGCGCGCCAATGAGGTCGATGCGGAGCTGGTGACGGGGTTGATCAAATGA
- the prfA gene encoding peptide chain release factor 1, producing the protein MNIPPDRIAAIEARRDELQAQMATGDLPGDKFVAVSKEYAELEPVAKAAGEVRRLRAEAESLQAMTQDGDDELRQMASEELHENALALEQAERALALSLLPRDAADERAAMLEIRAGTGGDEAALFAGDLFRMYQKYAESQGWKVELISSSASDAGGFKEAIASVAGKGVFAKLKFESGVHRVQRVPATETQGRIHTSAATVAVLPEAEEVDVRIEDKDLRIDIYRASGPGGQGVNTTDSAVRITHLPTGLVVIQQDERSQHKNRAKAMQVLRTRLYEQERERLHNERAGARSSMVGSGDRSERIRTYNFPQGRVTDHRINLTLHRLPEIVAGEMDELIGALVAQDEADRLAQLDS; encoded by the coding sequence ATGAACATCCCCCCCGATCGCATCGCCGCCATCGAAGCGCGCCGCGACGAGTTGCAGGCGCAGATGGCGACCGGCGACCTGCCCGGCGACAAGTTCGTCGCGGTCTCCAAGGAATATGCCGAGCTGGAGCCGGTCGCCAAGGCGGCGGGCGAGGTGCGGCGGCTGCGCGCCGAGGCGGAATCGCTGCAGGCGATGACGCAGGACGGCGATGACGAACTGCGCCAGATGGCGTCCGAGGAGCTGCACGAGAATGCGCTCGCGCTCGAACAGGCCGAGCGGGCGCTGGCGCTGTCGCTGCTGCCGCGCGATGCCGCTGACGAGCGCGCGGCGATGCTCGAAATCCGCGCCGGCACCGGTGGCGACGAGGCGGCGTTGTTCGCGGGCGACCTGTTCCGCATGTACCAGAAATATGCCGAATCTCAGGGGTGGAAGGTCGAGCTGATCTCGTCCTCGGCATCGGACGCCGGCGGGTTCAAGGAAGCCATCGCCTCGGTCGCCGGCAAGGGCGTGTTCGCCAAGCTGAAGTTCGAGAGCGGGGTCCACCGTGTCCAGCGCGTGCCGGCGACCGAGACCCAGGGGCGCATCCATACCTCGGCGGCGACGGTGGCGGTGCTGCCCGAAGCCGAGGAGGTCGATGTCAGGATCGAGGACAAGGACCTGCGCATCGATATCTATCGCGCGTCGGGCCCGGGCGGGCAGGGGGTCAACACCACCGACTCCGCCGTGCGCATCACCCATTTGCCGACCGGGCTGGTGGTGATCCAGCAGGACGAGCGATCGCAGCACAAGAACCGCGCCAAGGCGATGCAGGTGCTGCGCACGCGGCTGTACGAACAGGAGCGCGAGCGGCTGCACAATGAGCGGGCTGGCGCGCGATCGTCGATGGTGGGATCGGGCGACCGTTCGGAGCGCATCCGCACCTATAATTTCCCGCAGGGGCGTGTGACCGACCACCGCATCAACCTGACGCTGCACCGCCTGCCCGAGATCGTGGCGGGGGAGATGGACGAGCTGATCGGCGCGCTGGTGGCGCAGGACGAGGCCGACCGGCTGGCGCAGCTGGATTCATGA
- the prmC gene encoding peptide chain release factor N(5)-glutamine methyltransferase, giving the protein MIRAALAAATQRLAEISDTPRLDAELLMAHALGVARDDLLMRHIEASAPDGFEALVARRLAHEPVAYITGSRGFWSIDLAVGPGVLIPRPDSEALIEAAIAHFGAGAPAAVLDLGTGPGTLLLAALDHWPEARGLGVDRSAVALGYARDNAARLGMADRVAWRLGDWAGGIEERFDLILCNPPYIGTEEAIGEDVRRFEPASALFAGADGLDDYRRVIPQLRGLLAPGGCAVLEIGWTQAGAVSRLALDQGFSLRVRNDLGGRPRAVLLT; this is encoded by the coding sequence ATGATCCGCGCGGCGCTCGCTGCCGCGACCCAGCGTCTTGCCGAAATCAGCGATACCCCTCGTCTCGATGCCGAGCTGCTGATGGCGCACGCGCTGGGAGTGGCGCGCGACGATCTGCTGATGCGGCATATCGAGGCGTCGGCGCCTGACGGGTTCGAGGCTCTGGTCGCGCGGCGGCTGGCGCACGAGCCGGTGGCCTATATCACCGGCAGCCGCGGCTTCTGGTCGATCGATCTCGCGGTGGGGCCGGGGGTGCTGATCCCGCGGCCCGACAGCGAGGCGCTGATCGAAGCGGCGATTGCGCATTTCGGTGCGGGCGCGCCGGCGGCGGTGCTCGATCTCGGCACGGGGCCGGGAACGCTGCTGCTCGCGGCGCTCGACCATTGGCCGGAGGCGCGAGGGCTGGGAGTGGACCGGTCCGCGGTGGCGCTCGGCTATGCGCGGGACAATGCCGCGCGGCTGGGCATGGCGGATCGCGTGGCGTGGCGGCTCGGCGACTGGGCCGGGGGTATCGAGGAGCGGTTCGACCTTATCCTCTGCAATCCGCCCTATATCGGCACCGAGGAGGCGATCGGCGAGGATGTGCGGCGCTTCGAACCGGCGTCGGCACTGTTCGCCGGTGCGGACGGGCTCGACGATTATCGCCGCGTCATTCCCCAGCTTCGCGGCCTGCTCGCGCCGGGCGGGTGCGCGGTGCTGGAGATCGGCTGGACCCAGGCCGGGGCGGTATCGCGACTTGCCCTGGACCAGGGTTTTTCGCTGCGGGTGCGAAACGACCTTGGCGGGCGTCCCAGAGCGGTGCTGCTGACTTGA
- a CDS encoding lipopolysaccharide biosynthesis protein produces MSEAVALPNDTEPKLRDQVRSAVIWRSGTQIAGQLLTWASTFIVIRVLSPSDYGLFAMTQVVLVLLNMLNGYGLSSALIQRKDASLHAQRQLFGMLILLNFALAAVQFLCAPVAAAYYRQPMVADLLRVQALLYIATPFIALPYARLAREMDFKKQAKVNFVSGLAGAIAALAGANAGMGVWTLVLAPLVLFATRAIGMTWAAKSLMWPSFDFRGASDIARYGGVMAFGQIFWFVQSQADVFIAGRLFDPHTLGIYTTSLFLTQIFVSKFVPPLNEVAFTAYARLKDDRAAVAGAFVKSARIIMVVALPFYLGLAATAGPLVEVVLGPKWLEAAPIVHWLALAMPMMTLQTLYSPATDACGRPGIGAQNGIAGAILLPAAFLVGVHWGLFGLVAAWFAAYPLYLGISTWRTLPVIGVRLRDLIDAITPAAIAAVAMALIVSALGNVLPPMAALPRLAFLAVTGVAAYGAWLAIFARPTLEEVVDMIRKRGG; encoded by the coding sequence ATGAGCGAAGCCGTGGCCCTGCCCAACGACACCGAACCCAAATTGCGCGACCAGGTGCGCAGCGCCGTGATCTGGCGCTCGGGCACCCAGATCGCCGGGCAGCTGCTGACCTGGGCCTCGACCTTCATCGTCATCCGCGTGCTCAGCCCGAGCGACTATGGCCTGTTCGCGATGACGCAGGTGGTGCTGGTCCTGCTCAACATGCTCAACGGCTACGGCCTGTCGAGCGCGCTGATCCAGCGCAAGGACGCATCGCTCCACGCCCAGCGCCAATTGTTCGGCATGCTGATCCTGCTCAATTTCGCGCTGGCGGCGGTGCAGTTCCTGTGCGCGCCGGTCGCGGCGGCATATTACCGCCAGCCGATGGTCGCCGATCTGCTGCGCGTGCAGGCACTGCTATACATAGCGACCCCGTTCATCGCCCTGCCCTATGCGCGGCTCGCCCGCGAGATGGACTTCAAGAAGCAGGCGAAGGTCAATTTCGTCTCGGGGCTGGCCGGCGCCATCGCCGCGCTCGCCGGCGCCAATGCGGGCATGGGCGTGTGGACGCTGGTGCTGGCGCCGCTCGTCCTCTTCGCCACCCGCGCGATCGGCATGACCTGGGCGGCGAAGTCGCTGATGTGGCCGAGCTTCGACTTTCGCGGCGCCAGCGACATCGCCCGCTATGGCGGGGTGATGGCGTTCGGCCAGATCTTCTGGTTCGTCCAGAGTCAGGCCGATGTCTTCATCGCCGGCCGCCTGTTCGATCCGCACACGCTCGGCATCTACACCACCAGCCTGTTCCTCACCCAGATCTTCGTCTCGAAGTTCGTGCCGCCGCTCAACGAGGTTGCCTTCACCGCCTATGCGCGGCTGAAGGATGACCGGGCCGCGGTCGCCGGCGCCTTCGTCAAATCGGCACGGATCATCATGGTCGTGGCCCTGCCCTTCTATCTCGGTCTCGCCGCCACCGCCGGACCGCTCGTCGAGGTCGTGCTCGGCCCGAAATGGCTGGAGGCGGCGCCGATCGTCCACTGGCTGGCGCTGGCCATGCCGATGATGACGCTCCAGACCCTATACTCGCCCGCCACCGATGCGTGCGGCCGCCCCGGCATCGGCGCGCAGAACGGCATCGCCGGCGCGATCCTGCTTCCCGCCGCCTTTCTGGTCGGGGTGCATTGGGGGTTGTTCGGCCTCGTCGCCGCCTGGTTCGCGGCCTATCCGCTCTATCTCGGAATCTCGACCTGGCGGACCCTGCCGGTGATCGGGGTGCGCTTGCGCGACCTGATCGACGCCATCACTCCGGCGGCGATCGCGGCGGTGGCGATGGCGCTGATCGTATCGGCGCTCGGCAATGTCCTCCCGCCGATGGCGGCGCTGCCGCGCCTCGCCTTCCTCGCCGTCACCGGCGTCGCCGCCTATGGCGCGTGGCTGGCGATCTTCGCGCGCCCGACGCTGGAGGAAGTCGTAGACATGATCCGCAAGCGCGGCGGCTAA
- a CDS encoding crosslink repair DNA glycosylase YcaQ family protein — MTSSLSLKQARRIALAAQGFADRHPDKPGAAHLRKTVDRLGLFQIDSVNVLTRAHYLPALSRLGSYDRALLERDAWGPMRQRRLFEYWAHEASLLPLALHPLLRWRMARAERGEIGYQALKRFAHERRPEAEAVLERIRSEGPMTAADFEGGASRSGWWEWSHTKHALEWLFWSGRITTATRRGSFGRVYDLTERVLPQTILDLPTPDAASAQRALIERSARALGVATAADLRDYYRLKPGEADHAIADLTEAGVLVPARVEGWGQKAWMHRDAHLPRRVTGAALLAPFDPLIWERSRAERLFGFHYRIEIYVPQDKRVHGYYVLPFLMDEALVARVDLKADRQAGLLLARRITIEPGAPAETMERLAIELVRMADWLGLDAVRIGETTGL; from the coding sequence GTGACCAGCAGTCTTTCTCTCAAACAGGCCCGGCGGATCGCGCTCGCGGCGCAGGGCTTCGCCGATCGCCACCCGGACAAGCCCGGCGCCGCGCATCTGCGCAAGACCGTGGACCGGCTCGGGCTCTTCCAGATCGACAGCGTCAATGTGCTGACGCGCGCGCATTATCTCCCGGCCCTTTCGCGGCTCGGCAGCTATGATCGCGCCTTGCTGGAGCGCGACGCATGGGGGCCGATGCGCCAGCGGCGCCTGTTCGAATATTGGGCGCACGAAGCGTCGTTGCTGCCGCTCGCTCTCCACCCGCTGTTGCGCTGGCGCATGGCTCGTGCCGAACGCGGCGAGATCGGGTATCAGGCGCTGAAGCGCTTCGCGCACGAACGCCGCCCCGAAGCGGAAGCGGTGCTCGAACGGATTCGTAGCGAAGGGCCGATGACCGCCGCCGATTTCGAGGGCGGCGCGAGCAGGAGCGGCTGGTGGGAATGGAGCCACACCAAGCACGCGCTGGAATGGCTGTTCTGGTCGGGCCGGATCACCACCGCCACCCGCCGAGGCAGTTTCGGGCGGGTCTATGACCTGACCGAGCGCGTATTGCCGCAAACCATTCTCGATCTGCCCACCCCGGATGCCGCCAGCGCGCAGCGCGCCCTGATCGAGCGGAGCGCCCGGGCACTGGGCGTCGCCACCGCCGCGGATCTGCGGGACTATTACCGGCTCAAACCCGGCGAGGCGGATCATGCGATCGCGGACCTGACCGAAGCGGGTGTGCTGGTTCCCGCCCGTGTCGAGGGATGGGGACAGAAGGCATGGATGCACCGCGACGCGCACCTGCCCCGCCGGGTAACCGGCGCGGCGCTGCTCGCGCCCTTCGACCCGCTGATCTGGGAGCGCAGCCGCGCCGAGCGCCTGTTCGGATTCCATTATCGCATTGAAATCTATGTGCCGCAGGACAAGCGCGTGCACGGCTATTACGTCCTGCCGTTCCTGATGGACGAGGCGCTGGTCGCGCGCGTCGACCTCAAGGCGGACCGCCAGGCCGGCCTGCTCCTCGCGCGCCGCATCACGATCGAACCCGGCGCGCCGGCCGAGACGATGGAGCGTCTGGCGATCGAGCTCGTGCGAATGGCGGACTGGCTGGGGCTGGATGCGGTTCGGATCGGTGAGACGACCGGGCTTTGA
- a CDS encoding LysR family substrate-binding domain-containing protein, which yields MRSATAGSGTITAGTGEKQHDLAVGCFASICRDRLADELLEFSRVCPKVDIGVHEMGRGALLASLRRGDLSLAVLPGGDEPGTRSQEVWHDRVMVAVPHGHRLAAAKAAVLPSDLRDQPVLVSRQQYGSDMHRFLAGMILPAGAALDATIVDVGPARLVDRVAAGAGVTLICESHVAHLAADVTVLPVFANGARFPVRAYWTDAEPEWPLSALIGSLTHR from the coding sequence ATGCGCAGCGCAACCGCCGGGTCCGGCACGATTACCGCCGGCACGGGCGAGAAACAGCATGATCTGGCCGTCGGCTGCTTCGCGTCGATATGCCGCGACCGGCTGGCCGACGAATTGCTCGAATTCTCGCGGGTGTGCCCGAAGGTCGATATCGGCGTGCACGAAATGGGGCGCGGCGCTCTGCTCGCGTCGCTGCGACGGGGCGATCTGTCGCTGGCGGTGCTGCCGGGCGGCGACGAGCCGGGCACGCGTTCGCAGGAGGTGTGGCACGATCGGGTGATGGTCGCGGTGCCGCACGGCCACAGGCTCGCCGCCGCCAAGGCCGCGGTGCTTCCGTCCGATCTGCGCGATCAGCCCGTCCTCGTCTCGCGCCAGCAATATGGCAGCGACATGCACCGCTTCCTCGCGGGGATGATCCTGCCCGCCGGCGCGGCGCTCGACGCCACCATCGTCGATGTCGGGCCGGCGCGGCTGGTCGATCGGGTCGCGGCGGGCGCGGGGGTGACGCTGATCTGCGAGAGCCATGTCGCGCATCTCGCCGCCGATGTGACCGTGCTGCCCGTCTTCGCCAATGGCGCGCGCTTCCCGGTGCGCGCCTATTGGACCGATGCCGAGCCCGAATGGCCGCTTTCGGCGCTGATCGGCAGTTTGACGCACCGCTAA
- a CDS encoding DUF4167 domain-containing protein, with protein sequence MMNNRQANNGRRRGRGGQQRTGGNSGQRDNGNRIDNRARGNAAQLLEKYKNLAADAQRQGDRVNAEYYLQFADHYFRVLSESRSRFEEQNPQARRPQEANDDQDDDFDYEADGNRGGEERQQRDYREPREARGDREDRGNRDDRGNRDAGREERGARDDREPRRNGRANGYANGHGSEGEPGTQESLGEERAERQERPERQERAERPRRAARPRREEAAEGDHGIDAAVLPPAFGADLSAEPQAEAPEKKPRRRRARSDDSEAPIA encoded by the coding sequence TTGATGAACAATCGTCAGGCTAATAACGGCCGCCGTCGCGGCCGTGGCGGTCAGCAGCGCACCGGTGGCAATTCCGGCCAGCGCGACAATGGTAACCGCATTGACAATCGCGCCCGCGGCAACGCCGCGCAGCTGCTCGAGAAATACAAGAATCTCGCAGCCGACGCCCAGCGGCAGGGCGACCGCGTCAACGCCGAATATTATCTCCAGTTCGCCGATCATTATTTCCGCGTGCTGAGCGAGAGCCGTTCACGCTTCGAAGAGCAGAATCCCCAGGCCCGCCGTCCGCAGGAAGCGAACGACGACCAGGACGACGACTTCGATTACGAGGCCGATGGCAACCGCGGCGGCGAGGAGCGCCAGCAGCGCGACTATCGTGAGCCCCGCGAAGCCCGTGGCGATCGCGAAGATCGCGGCAATCGCGACGATCGTGGCAACCGCGACGCTGGCCGCGAAGAGCGTGGTGCCCGCGACGACCGCGAGCCGCGCCGCAACGGTCGCGCCAATGGCTATGCCAATGGTCATGGCAGCGAAGGCGAGCCGGGCACGCAGGAAAGCCTTGGCGAGGAGCGCGCCGAGCGTCAGGAGCGTCCCGAACGTCAGGAACGTGCCGAGCGTCCGCGCCGCGCCGCCCGTCCGCGCCGCGAGGAAGCCGCCGAGGGTGATCATGGCATCGACGCCGCGGTGCTGCCGCCGGCATTCGGCGCCGACCTGTCGGCCGAGCCGCAGGCCGAAGCGCCCGAGAAGAAGCCCCGCCGCCGCCGCGCCCGCAGCGACGACAGTGAAGCTCCGATCGCCTGA
- a CDS encoding CBS domain-containing protein: MTIAAVLGGKGHEVVSIAPARTVAEAVQLLAGRRIGAVPVIDGDAVLGIFSERDVIHSLERDGAVALERRVSDVMTSPAITVRPDESILGALALMTRRRIRHLPVIEGGKCVGLVSIGDLVKHRIDRIESEAEAMRSYIQSV, translated from the coding sequence ATGACCATCGCGGCAGTCCTGGGGGGGAAAGGGCACGAAGTCGTGTCGATCGCGCCGGCGCGCACCGTCGCCGAAGCCGTGCAATTGCTGGCGGGACGAAGGATCGGCGCGGTGCCGGTGATCGATGGCGATGCCGTGCTCGGCATCTTTTCCGAACGCGACGTGATCCACAGCCTCGAGCGTGACGGCGCCGTGGCGCTCGAACGGCGGGTGTCGGACGTGATGACCTCGCCGGCGATCACCGTGCGTCCCGACGAATCGATCCTCGGCGCGCTGGCGCTGATGACGCGGCGGCGGATCCGGCACCTGCCGGTGATCGAGGGCGGCAAGTGCGTCGGCCTGGTATCGATCGGCGATCTGGTGAAGCACCGGATCGACCGCATCGAATCCGAGGCCGAGGCGATGCGCAGCTACATCCAGTCGGTCTAG
- a CDS encoding CoA ester lyase: MRLRSLLFVPGDRPERFAKAEASGADALILDLEDSVSPEKKPEARAAVAAWLAGAQGTTCLVRVNPIDSEHVRADLDAAKGADGIVLPKAEGAASVRALLAMGDCPPVLPIATETAAAVFQLGSYREVAAHLLGLTWGAEDLPAAIGAVSSREADGGYTPPYQMVRALTLFGAHAAGVAPIETVYPDIADAEGLAAYVARGRRDGFTGMMAIHPAQVAAINAGFSPSEAEIEHARAIVQAFADNPGAGALKLGGKMIDRPHLKQAEALLARAPCG, translated from the coding sequence ATGAGGCTGCGCTCGCTGCTGTTCGTACCCGGTGACCGGCCGGAGCGCTTCGCCAAGGCCGAGGCGAGCGGCGCGGACGCGCTGATCCTCGATCTGGAGGATTCGGTGAGCCCGGAGAAGAAGCCCGAGGCACGCGCGGCGGTGGCGGCATGGCTGGCGGGCGCGCAGGGCACGACCTGCCTGGTGCGGGTAAACCCGATCGACAGCGAGCATGTCCGCGCCGATCTCGACGCGGCAAAGGGCGCGGACGGGATCGTGCTGCCCAAGGCCGAGGGCGCGGCTTCGGTCAGGGCGCTGCTGGCGATGGGCGATTGCCCGCCGGTCCTGCCGATCGCCACCGAGACGGCGGCGGCGGTGTTCCAGCTCGGCAGCTATCGCGAGGTCGCGGCGCATCTGCTCGGGCTGACCTGGGGTGCCGAAGACCTGCCCGCGGCGATCGGCGCGGTATCGTCGCGCGAGGCCGATGGCGGCTATACACCGCCTTATCAGATGGTCCGGGCGCTGACCCTGTTCGGGGCGCATGCCGCGGGGGTGGCGCCGATCGAGACGGTCTATCCGGACATCGCCGATGCCGAGGGCCTCGCCGCCTATGTCGCGCGCGGCCGCCGCGACGGATTCACCGGCATGATGGCGATCCACCCGGCGCAGGTGGCGGCGATCAACGCCGGGTTTTCGCCGAGCGAGGCGGAGATCGAGCATGCCCGCGCGATCGTCCAGGCCTTTGCCGACAATCCCGGTGCGGGGGCGCTCAAGCTGGGCGGCAAGATGATCGATCGGCCGCATCTGAAGCAGGCCGAGGCGCTGTTGGCGCGGGCACCTTGCGGATAA
- a CDS encoding DUF4139 domain-containing protein: protein MRLAALVLAGLSATLPLAAQAQTAAAADPDATAQGDVAVTIYNNDLALVQDKRTLTLPNGRTRQEFPDVSAGIRPETVTLSGAGINIVEQNFDFDLLTPDKLMSKAVGRNVTLIGKDGQPRETARVLANNGGTILQVGDRIEILDRMNARVVFSSLPPNLRARPTLSVTLDSASAGARPVTLNYLSRGLGWKADYVALFDEAAGKIDVQGWITLTNNSGTTFSKASTLLVAGAVGGNDNGRPRYYRPPPPPPGNAAGTESASRERLGDFYVYPLAERTTIANAQQKQVSFLDVSGAPANKAYFYRNNWLGRSDEAQSVDTVLRFSSSREGGLGDALPAGTVRVYMRDARGQPQFIGESNIDHTPMGSRLALKTGEAFDVKVQPTVEKREKLGDSKWRTTMRYRLTNARDAAVTVELAQAGLDSWWKDTRIESESQPSDRSDADQALWKVAVPANGETIVTAVFITRY from the coding sequence ATGCGTTTGGCCGCACTCGTTCTGGCGGGCTTGTCCGCGACACTCCCCCTTGCCGCGCAGGCGCAGACCGCCGCCGCTGCCGACCCTGACGCCACCGCGCAGGGCGATGTCGCCGTCACCATCTACAACAACGATCTGGCGCTGGTGCAGGACAAGCGCACGCTGACGCTGCCCAATGGCCGCACCCGCCAGGAATTCCCCGATGTCTCGGCGGGCATCCGCCCGGAGACGGTGACGCTGAGCGGCGCCGGCATCAATATCGTCGAGCAGAATTTCGACTTCGACCTGCTGACGCCCGACAAATTGATGAGCAAGGCGGTGGGCCGCAACGTCACGCTGATCGGCAAGGATGGCCAGCCGCGCGAGACCGCCAGGGTGCTCGCCAACAATGGCGGGACGATCCTCCAGGTCGGCGACCGTATCGAGATCCTCGACCGGATGAACGCGCGTGTCGTCTTCTCCTCGCTGCCGCCGAACCTGCGCGCGCGGCCGACCTTGTCGGTGACGCTCGACAGCGCCAGCGCCGGGGCGCGGCCGGTGACGCTCAACTATCTGTCGCGCGGGCTCGGCTGGAAGGCCGATTATGTCGCCTTGTTCGACGAGGCCGCCGGCAAGATCGACGTGCAGGGCTGGATCACGCTGACCAACAACAGCGGCACCACCTTCAGCAAGGCGAGCACCCTGCTGGTCGCCGGTGCGGTCGGCGGCAATGACAATGGCCGGCCGCGTTACTACCGCCCGCCGCCCCCGCCGCCGGGCAATGCCGCCGGGACCGAGAGCGCCAGCCGCGAGCGGCTCGGCGACTTCTATGTCTATCCGCTGGCCGAGCGGACGACGATCGCCAACGCCCAGCAGAAGCAGGTGAGCTTCCTCGACGTCAGCGGCGCTCCCGCCAACAAGGCCTATTTCTATCGCAACAACTGGCTGGGCCGCAGCGACGAGGCGCAGAGCGTGGACACCGTGCTGCGCTTCTCGTCGTCGCGCGAGGGTGGCCTCGGCGATGCGCTGCCGGCGGGCACGGTGCGCGTCTATATGCGCGATGCGCGCGGGCAGCCGCAGTTCATCGGCGAGAGCAATATCGATCACACCCCGATGGGATCGCGCCTCGCGCTCAAGACCGGCGAGGCGTTCGACGTGAAGGTGCAGCCGACCGTCGAGAAGCGCGAGAAGCTGGGCGACAGCAAATGGCGCACGACGATGCGCTACCGGCTGACCAACGCCCGCGACGCGGCGGTGACGGTCGAGCTGGCCCAGGCCGGGCTCGACAGCTGGTGGAAGGATACCCGCATCGAGAGCGAATCCCAACCAAGCGACCGCAGCGATGCCGATCAGGCGCTGTGGAAAGTCGCGGTGCCGGCGAATGGCGAGACGATCGTCACCGCCGTCTTCATCACGCGCTACTAA